A single region of the Streptomyces sp. NBC_01262 genome encodes:
- a CDS encoding terminase large subunit domain-containing protein, translated as MTPRDDASVIAHYKTLPPTQRRAIARAASPKLRAQLARAERQLAMDRSPGALAAVLTGGREMQAPHLDLIDEAFIDMAAGRCDRVMLTMPPRHGKSRRASRWAPLWYLRRNPGHRMMIASYSADLADDHGRWIRDAIYTWGDDLGIQLKTGSQAANRFDIVGGEGGLLAAGIGGGLTGRGAHIAIVDDPVKDMADADSPTMRKRAWDWWTSVLQTRLEPVGAICVIQTRWHEDDLAGRILATERDAWRVIDLPALADSPDDPLGRPLGEPLWPQRFDKAHHLKTRKRVGERVWGALYMQKPKPPEGGVWKREWIDTNRLTAVQFSGLEMARIVVAVDPAGGESTVGDETGIIGAARDYDRELYLLADRSGNMGANDWGLAACRLALDLKADAIVVESNYGGDMARQVVTQAWEQLRREGVTKGLLMPMVLEVTAKVGKRLRAEPIAQLYEQNIVHHIGDYPDLEGQMVTWVAGMDSPDRMDAAVHGLTELADPDQISTLPSSIEDDRLDGRR; from the coding sequence ATGACGCCCCGCGACGACGCGAGCGTCATAGCCCACTACAAGACACTCCCGCCTACGCAGCGCCGCGCCATCGCTCGGGCCGCATCGCCCAAGCTGCGCGCTCAACTGGCCCGTGCCGAACGCCAACTCGCCATGGACCGTTCCCCGGGCGCGCTCGCCGCCGTGCTCACCGGCGGACGGGAGATGCAGGCGCCGCACCTGGACCTCATCGACGAGGCGTTCATCGACATGGCCGCAGGCCGGTGCGACCGCGTCATGCTGACCATGCCCCCGCGGCACGGCAAGAGCCGACGCGCCTCCCGCTGGGCGCCCCTCTGGTACCTGCGGCGCAACCCCGGCCACCGCATGATGATCGCCAGCTACTCCGCCGACTTGGCCGACGACCACGGCCGGTGGATCCGGGACGCGATCTACACCTGGGGCGACGACCTCGGCATCCAGCTCAAGACGGGCAGCCAGGCAGCTAACCGCTTCGACATCGTCGGTGGCGAAGGGGGCCTGCTTGCTGCCGGTATCGGCGGCGGCCTGACCGGACGTGGCGCACACATCGCCATCGTCGACGACCCAGTCAAGGACATGGCCGACGCAGACAGCCCTACCATGCGCAAGCGTGCCTGGGACTGGTGGACCTCCGTACTGCAGACCCGCCTCGAACCGGTCGGCGCCATCTGTGTGATCCAAACGCGCTGGCATGAAGACGACCTTGCTGGGCGAATCCTCGCAACCGAACGCGATGCCTGGCGTGTCATCGACCTGCCGGCCCTCGCCGACAGTCCCGACGACCCGCTTGGCCGCCCCCTCGGCGAACCCCTTTGGCCACAGCGGTTCGACAAGGCCCACCACCTCAAAACCCGCAAGCGAGTCGGCGAACGCGTCTGGGGCGCGCTGTACATGCAAAAGCCCAAGCCGCCCGAAGGAGGCGTCTGGAAGCGCGAGTGGATCGACACCAACCGCCTCACCGCCGTCCAGTTCTCCGGCTTGGAGATGGCCCGCATCGTCGTCGCCGTCGACCCCGCCGGCGGAGAGTCCACCGTCGGCGACGAGACCGGCATCATCGGGGCGGCCCGCGACTACGACCGCGAGCTCTACCTGCTCGCCGACCGCTCCGGGAACATGGGCGCCAACGACTGGGGCCTGGCCGCCTGCCGCCTCGCTCTTGACCTAAAGGCCGACGCCATCGTGGTGGAATCCAACTACGGCGGCGACATGGCCCGCCAGGTCGTCACCCAGGCATGGGAGCAACTGCGTCGCGAAGGCGTCACCAAGGGCCTCCTCATGCCCATGGTCCTGGAAGTCACGGCCAAGGTCGGCAAACGGCTGAGGGCCGAGCCGATCGCGCAGCTATACGAGCAGAACATCGTCCACCACATCGGCGACTACCCCGATCTGGAGGGCCAGATGGTCACTTGGGTTGCGGGCATGGACTCCCCAGACCGTATGGACGCCGCCGTACATGGCCTGACCGAGCTGGCCGACCCAGACCAGATCAGCACCCTGCCCAGCAGTATCGAGGACGACCGTCTCGACGGACGCCGCTGA
- a CDS encoding ATP-dependent helicase, with protein sequence MHLTPAQHAAIATIEQNLLIVACAGSGKTEVIAQRIAGLLRKPGVTPKNIVAFTFTEKAAGELKERVHARIRIEHGEVHGLAEMYIGTMHGYALELLHSHVPEAFKYNVLNDVQTRLIIDKYSKVSGLTTTNMVVQGTPKPLRRWVDSRLYQQAMSILREDDVDLDHLRPDVAEGLDKYMELLADRSYFDYTAIIHNAVVCLEDDDGEDASTLNLQRFVKETVRYVVVDEYQDTNPIQERLIRGLTQFGANLCVVGDDDQTIYQWRGSAVQNILTMEGRYKDVARVTLNENFRSSPAVVELARSVVERIPDSDRLPKAMTAAGHQTFERGDLLALEFDDPATEASWIVDRMERLRGVPFSDRHGAEPRGMSWSDFAVLFRSVRADGGPLVEELRRRSIPYVIKGLTKLFETPEVMAAVACFRYMAGEVDAQTVVDLWLAADAGVTDAAVREGFKVLDKAMQWDSSKAWDATTLQGAFLGFMEAIGLREENVPNGRGELLYYNLGRFSTAIGDFERIHLTSEPRQRFEGFAKWVEFQAPNYYEESDGDNGYAQPDAVVIATVHQSKGMQWPAIFLPAMRRNTFPTPRMGGTNVFHIVEEELVPGADRYRGSVDDERRLFYVAVTRAQKYLALSFAPNGKPRGKKRSDFFNEATQAQTVLTREISPSGTMRLTPTPRRGTPDVVMSFSDLKYLFECPYSFKLRLLYGFDSPLQKELGYGKSLHDMMAEIHKRAIQGDIATTEEVEDLVDRHLNLPFANKAAADQLRPAAEDAVRRYLLKHGETLHQTEYSEQPVEIHPAPGVTVIGRVDLIKRLDTDETSIVDFKSTERAQAEDLTRDQLHMYVLGYQELTGASADLVEVLNLDKAGRDTREVVDPDVLSSLGTRVTAAGGALRTNQLPRLSSWCSSCASCDFAGICRKREE encoded by the coding sequence ATGCACTTGACCCCAGCCCAGCACGCCGCGATCGCCACGATCGAGCAGAACCTCCTCATCGTCGCCTGCGCCGGGTCCGGCAAGACCGAGGTGATCGCCCAGCGCATCGCTGGGCTCCTTCGGAAGCCCGGGGTCACGCCGAAGAACATCGTCGCGTTCACGTTCACGGAGAAGGCCGCCGGCGAGCTCAAGGAACGAGTCCACGCTCGCATTCGAATCGAGCACGGCGAAGTGCATGGACTCGCCGAGATGTACATCGGCACCATGCACGGTTATGCCCTGGAGCTGCTGCACAGCCATGTACCCGAGGCATTCAAATACAACGTCCTGAACGACGTGCAGACCCGCCTGATCATCGACAAGTACAGCAAGGTCAGCGGACTGACCACCACCAATATGGTTGTGCAGGGGACTCCAAAGCCACTGCGGCGCTGGGTGGACTCGCGGCTCTACCAACAGGCCATGTCGATCCTCCGGGAAGACGACGTGGACCTGGACCATCTGCGTCCCGATGTCGCGGAGGGTCTGGACAAGTACATGGAGCTACTGGCAGACCGTAGCTACTTCGACTACACCGCGATTATCCACAACGCTGTCGTCTGCCTCGAGGACGACGACGGTGAGGACGCCTCCACCCTGAACCTCCAGCGGTTCGTCAAGGAAACCGTCCGGTACGTCGTCGTGGACGAGTACCAGGACACAAACCCCATCCAGGAGCGTCTGATCAGGGGCCTCACCCAGTTCGGCGCGAACCTGTGCGTGGTCGGTGACGACGACCAGACCATCTACCAGTGGCGAGGTAGCGCGGTCCAGAACATCCTCACGATGGAGGGTCGCTACAAGGACGTCGCACGGGTCACTCTCAACGAGAATTTCCGCTCCAGTCCGGCAGTCGTCGAGCTCGCTCGGAGCGTGGTCGAGCGCATCCCGGACTCCGATCGGCTGCCCAAGGCGATGACCGCTGCCGGACATCAGACTTTCGAGCGCGGCGACTTGCTGGCGCTGGAGTTCGATGATCCGGCTACAGAGGCCAGTTGGATTGTTGACAGGATGGAGCGGCTACGCGGTGTCCCCTTCTCGGACCGTCATGGCGCAGAACCGCGCGGGATGAGTTGGTCGGACTTTGCGGTGCTCTTCCGATCGGTGAGGGCCGACGGCGGTCCGCTCGTTGAGGAACTGCGCCGCCGCAGCATCCCCTACGTGATCAAGGGTCTCACCAAGCTCTTCGAAACCCCAGAAGTGATGGCCGCTGTCGCTTGTTTCCGCTACATGGCCGGCGAAGTCGATGCGCAGACCGTTGTTGATCTGTGGTTGGCAGCAGATGCTGGCGTCACAGACGCTGCGGTACGGGAAGGGTTCAAGGTTCTCGACAAGGCGATGCAGTGGGACTCGTCGAAGGCATGGGACGCGACCACGCTTCAGGGCGCCTTCCTCGGCTTCATGGAAGCCATCGGCCTTCGCGAGGAGAACGTCCCCAATGGCCGGGGCGAGCTTCTCTACTACAACCTCGGCCGGTTCTCCACAGCCATCGGGGACTTCGAGCGCATCCACCTCACCAGCGAGCCACGTCAGCGATTCGAAGGGTTCGCGAAGTGGGTGGAGTTCCAAGCTCCGAACTACTACGAGGAGTCCGACGGCGACAACGGTTACGCCCAGCCCGATGCCGTGGTCATCGCAACTGTCCATCAGTCCAAAGGAATGCAGTGGCCTGCAATCTTTCTTCCCGCGATGAGGAGAAACACCTTCCCCACACCGCGTATGGGAGGTACTAATGTCTTCCACATCGTTGAGGAAGAGCTCGTCCCCGGGGCTGATCGATACCGGGGTAGCGTCGATGACGAGCGTCGGCTCTTCTACGTCGCAGTCACGCGCGCCCAGAAGTATCTTGCACTGAGCTTCGCGCCGAACGGAAAGCCCCGCGGCAAGAAGCGTTCTGACTTCTTCAACGAAGCGACACAGGCGCAGACCGTGCTCACGAGGGAGATCAGTCCCTCAGGGACGATGCGGTTGACTCCGACTCCGCGAAGGGGAACCCCTGACGTGGTGATGTCCTTCTCGGACCTCAAGTACCTCTTTGAGTGTCCGTACTCCTTCAAGCTTCGGCTGCTCTACGGGTTCGACTCACCGCTGCAGAAGGAGCTCGGATACGGCAAGTCGCTGCACGACATGATGGCCGAGATCCACAAGCGCGCCATCCAGGGCGACATCGCCACCACGGAAGAAGTAGAAGACCTGGTGGATCGCCACCTCAATCTGCCCTTCGCGAACAAGGCTGCCGCTGACCAGCTTCGGCCGGCGGCGGAGGACGCCGTTCGCCGCTACCTACTCAAGCATGGGGAGACCCTGCATCAGACGGAATACTCCGAACAGCCGGTGGAGATCCATCCGGCCCCAGGTGTCACCGTCATTGGCCGCGTCGATCTGATCAAACGCCTGGACACGGACGAGACCTCAATCGTCGACTTTAAGTCGACTGAACGTGCGCAGGCCGAGGATCTCACTCGCGATCAGCTCCACATGTACGTCCTCGGCTACCAGGAACTCACCGGCGCTTCAGCGGACCTGGTCGAGGTTCTCAACCTCGACAAGGCAGGCCGAGACACTCGTGAGGTAGTCGACCCTGACGTGCTCAGCTCACTCGGCACTCGTGTCACCGCTGCTGGAGGCGCGTTGCGCACCAACCAACTTCCCCGACTGAGTTCCTGGTGCTCATCCTGCGCGAGTTGCGATTTCGCGGGTATCTGCCGGAAGCGTGAAGAATGA
- a CDS encoding site-specific DNA-methyltransferase, with protein MVTSKNSNVSSSANGVGVRTIVHDETRLNNPTADAPDLVTDEIAAPVMVRYPRDPALDPQLVWRGKDEQDSADLEVPAPPIYRQERIESQYLVNDLMAETKQRKVGTNKDLDEGALFGLDAFDDGIADEFDKIDWYNHAMKWTNRMILGDSLQVMGSLAERENLRGKVQMVYLDPPYGIKFGSNWQATTNNSRVRDGNLDDATREVEQIKAFRDTWELGIHSYLSYLRDRLTAARDLLTESGSVFVQIGDENTHLVRSLLDEVFGPENFVSNITFKKTTGAGSPSGGTTTLPAVADSILWYSRNSASVKYHQLFQRKEMGGAGSGQYRWVENEEGSRRRLSSGEAPVPGERSFRSGDLTSQSAASTTRYAVSYDGKTYTSGRGYWKTPEAGMKRLVWARRVIAQGKTLSYVRYIDDFPAYPYNNLWDDTVTSGFGDSKTYVVQTNPKVIERCMLMATDPGDLILDPTCGSGTTAHVAEQWGRRWITIDTSRVAIALARHRIMGARYPSYLLSDSVEGKAQEAKVSLQPLDRLPSKNDVRRGFVCERVPHIMLKSIANNPDIKEGMSRKEIDAAIQKHAEFETLYDRPYENKKAIRVAGPFTVESLSPHRAIAFETDLPASERAAEHMPSGASYTETILDHIAKAGVQNGYKNERLQFESVEPVSGRTLTALGIRKDAEEGTPTRVAIALGPEYGTVDSRYIKQAAREAIEDRKIDLLLVLGFAFDPTAVQAVDEHKPISKDFASVVKERQVGRMPVMLVRMNADLAMGEELANTGSGNLFTVFGEPDIEVTETSDGRLVAEIKGLDVFNPTTGDIRAEGAKEIMLWSLDTDYNEEAFFVRHVYFSGDSTLDPYKRLKTALKAEVDQEAWESLYTTVSRPFDKPESGKIAVKVVNHFGDEVLKVIEV; from the coding sequence ATGGTGACTTCAAAGAACAGTAATGTTTCCAGCTCGGCCAATGGTGTCGGCGTGCGGACGATAGTGCATGACGAAACGAGGCTGAACAACCCGACCGCAGATGCTCCCGACCTGGTGACGGATGAAATCGCCGCACCAGTGATGGTCAGATATCCCCGGGACCCTGCACTCGACCCACAATTGGTCTGGCGAGGTAAAGACGAGCAAGACTCCGCTGACCTGGAGGTGCCGGCTCCGCCGATCTACCGCCAGGAACGGATCGAATCGCAGTACCTGGTCAACGACCTGATGGCTGAAACCAAGCAACGGAAGGTCGGCACGAACAAGGACCTGGATGAGGGCGCATTGTTCGGGCTGGACGCGTTCGACGACGGGATTGCCGACGAGTTCGACAAAATCGACTGGTACAACCACGCGATGAAGTGGACCAACCGAATGATCCTGGGCGATTCGCTGCAGGTCATGGGAAGCCTGGCCGAGCGGGAGAACCTGCGCGGGAAAGTCCAGATGGTGTATCTAGACCCACCGTACGGGATCAAGTTTGGGTCGAACTGGCAGGCCACGACGAATAACTCACGGGTCCGAGACGGAAACCTTGATGACGCCACGCGTGAGGTCGAGCAAATCAAGGCATTTCGCGATACTTGGGAATTGGGCATCCACTCGTACTTGTCATACCTGCGTGACCGCTTGACCGCAGCACGGGATCTGCTAACAGAGTCAGGATCTGTATTTGTGCAAATTGGCGACGAGAACACGCATCTAGTTCGCTCACTATTGGACGAAGTTTTTGGTCCAGAGAACTTTGTATCCAATATTACGTTCAAGAAAACGACGGGGGCTGGAAGCCCGTCCGGTGGCACCACCACTCTCCCCGCAGTCGCCGACTCAATTCTCTGGTATTCACGCAATAGTGCGTCGGTAAAATATCATCAGCTATTCCAGCGAAAAGAGATGGGCGGAGCGGGTTCAGGACAGTACAGATGGGTTGAGAATGAAGAGGGCAGCCGAAGGCGTCTATCCAGCGGTGAAGCGCCGGTGCCTGGGGAGCGTTCCTTCCGGTCGGGTGACCTTACTTCACAGTCTGCTGCTTCAACAACTCGCTACGCCGTCTCCTACGATGGAAAAACTTACACTTCCGGAAGGGGATACTGGAAGACCCCGGAAGCAGGCATGAAGAGGCTCGTATGGGCGCGGCGAGTAATCGCCCAAGGTAAAACACTTTCCTACGTTCGCTATATCGACGACTTTCCCGCGTATCCGTATAATAATTTGTGGGACGATACCGTGACGTCCGGATTTGGCGATTCGAAGACGTATGTCGTGCAGACAAATCCGAAGGTAATTGAACGCTGCATGCTAATGGCTACGGATCCGGGGGATTTGATCCTCGATCCCACCTGCGGTTCTGGGACGACCGCCCACGTTGCCGAGCAATGGGGGCGTCGCTGGATTACGATCGATACCTCTCGTGTCGCAATTGCGCTCGCACGTCATCGGATCATGGGCGCTAGGTACCCTTCCTACTTGCTTTCCGATTCAGTCGAGGGTAAGGCCCAGGAGGCCAAGGTCAGTCTGCAGCCGCTCGACCGACTCCCTTCCAAGAACGACGTTCGTCGAGGGTTCGTCTGCGAACGCGTTCCACACATCATGCTCAAATCGATTGCCAATAATCCAGATATCAAGGAAGGCATGTCTCGCAAGGAGATCGACGCGGCAATCCAGAAACATGCAGAGTTTGAGACCCTCTACGACCGTCCGTACGAGAACAAGAAGGCCATTCGAGTCGCTGGCCCCTTCACCGTGGAGTCCCTGTCTCCGCACCGGGCCATCGCCTTCGAGACAGACCTTCCGGCCTCCGAGCGTGCAGCCGAGCACATGCCATCCGGTGCGTCGTACACTGAGACGATCCTCGACCACATCGCCAAAGCCGGCGTACAGAATGGCTACAAGAACGAGCGTCTCCAGTTCGAGTCCGTCGAGCCTGTCTCGGGTCGTACTCTGACCGCTCTGGGCATCCGCAAGGACGCCGAGGAAGGTACGCCGACGCGCGTCGCCATCGCACTCGGCCCCGAGTACGGGACGGTGGACTCGCGATACATCAAGCAGGCCGCGCGCGAGGCAATTGAAGACCGGAAGATCGACCTCCTCCTTGTGTTGGGCTTCGCCTTCGATCCGACCGCGGTCCAGGCAGTCGACGAGCACAAGCCGATCTCCAAGGACTTCGCCTCCGTCGTGAAGGAGCGGCAGGTCGGTCGGATGCCCGTGATGCTGGTCCGCATGAACGCTGACCTCGCGATGGGCGAGGAGCTGGCCAACACTGGCAGCGGCAACCTCTTCACGGTCTTCGGGGAACCCGACATCGAGGTCACGGAGACCTCCGACGGCCGCCTCGTTGCCGAGATCAAGGGCCTGGACGTCTTCAACCCGACCACCGGTGACATCCGGGCGGAGGGCGCCAAGGAGATCATGCTCTGGTCGCTGGACACTGACTACAACGAAGAGGCGTTCTTCGTCCGCCATGTCTACTTCTCCGGCGACAGCACGCTCGACCCGTACAAGCGACTCAAGACCGCCCTCAAGGCGGAGGTTGACCAGGAAGCCTGGGAGTCCCTCTACACCACGGTGTCCCGTCCCTTCGACAAGCCGGAGTCCGGGAAGATCGCGGTCAAGGTGGTCAACCACTTCGGTGACGAGGTACTCAAGGTGATCGAGGTCTGA
- a CDS encoding BPTD_3080 family restriction endonuclease: MIENPIINPPFAEPTQHWELDSRGQPTGELAPGRRPSETWMPVPRAKKGGKRGSAKHAAQQDELSGFDGILETRQGQSVIGNIRAEVDRWRKTGYPNVTPTTRRLLEYWTDSGRERKLFFAQVEAVETAIYLTEVGVKLGKSWIGDQLDLANAEHNAGLPRVALKMATGSGKTVVMAMLIAWHTLNKVAAPQDARFAKRFLLVAPGVTIRDRLRVLMPSDPENYYHQRDIIPADLWPALSQAQVGITNYHAFMLKTTHEGQGLNSKTKKLLLRGKKQDPFVETPEKMALRVLKDLGGGGKGQIVVFNDEAHHCYQTRAAAMDGAVTLDDLTGDEKREATENNEDARRWFDGLRHVMAKTGIKTVYDLSATPFYLNGSGYPEGTLFPWVVSDFGLLDAIESGLVKIPRVPVDDDAEQKDVSYLNLWEHIKGDMPSRTHRGVNRGEEKLPPVLNGAALSLYRHYEKSYERWNKDESQLGSTPPVFIVVCNNTTVSKWVYDRIAGRQVVDAQGSRSGARGDLPLFSNYDEHGQRYAVPRTIIVDSAQLESDNPQLSTEFKTAAGEEIEAFKNEYRARFPDRDVAALTDADLLREVLNTVGKKGKLGQHVRCVVSVSMLTEGWDANTVTHVLGVRAFGSHLLCEQVVGRGLRRVSYAVGPDGLLEPEFADVYGIPFQFIQTDPNQTLQSKPRPQPIRVQSMADRESQRIVFPRLEGYRVEVADAEFFADFTEAPQFKVNEAVATQIENESIFGQKETLGIGDGSIVRIQQVAFKLAGETLQRYLTDPLGSPKPWMFPNLVALAKDWIAACVGVDNTRALEVIAQLDLERARAVELFFAALNRQEANTKSKILPIFQRYAPEGSTDVIDFFTTKQHFASEPDKCPVNFVVLDGLDGNTWEQVMALILEGHKAVDSYVKNDHLEFSIPYHHAARSHRYVPDFIVRLSPRREGDAERYLVVEVSGTRKSAGKRSIKAETARNLWCSAVNNHGGYGVWGYVEVGENPATFKHHIDRAIEDLYNDGPVTGRYSDALPGDVPEEVDALFNDANFFINQYHSLPQSAALTEGK; encoded by the coding sequence GTGATCGAGAATCCGATCATCAATCCGCCCTTCGCTGAGCCGACCCAGCACTGGGAGCTGGACAGCAGGGGGCAGCCAACTGGGGAACTTGCCCCGGGCCGCCGACCGAGCGAGACCTGGATGCCGGTCCCACGTGCGAAGAAGGGAGGCAAGCGTGGCTCAGCCAAACACGCCGCCCAACAGGATGAGCTCTCCGGCTTCGACGGCATCCTGGAAACACGCCAGGGGCAGAGCGTCATCGGCAACATTCGCGCCGAGGTGGATCGCTGGCGCAAGACCGGCTACCCCAACGTCACTCCGACAACGCGAAGGCTGTTGGAGTACTGGACCGACTCCGGCCGTGAGCGGAAGCTCTTCTTCGCCCAGGTGGAGGCTGTTGAAACGGCGATCTACCTCACCGAGGTCGGCGTGAAGCTCGGCAAGTCCTGGATCGGCGACCAACTCGACCTGGCCAACGCCGAGCACAATGCCGGCCTGCCCCGAGTAGCCTTGAAAATGGCGACTGGCAGCGGAAAGACTGTGGTCATGGCGATGCTCATCGCTTGGCACACTCTCAACAAGGTCGCCGCACCCCAAGACGCCCGCTTCGCCAAGCGGTTCCTGCTGGTTGCGCCTGGGGTCACCATCCGGGATCGGTTGCGGGTCCTGATGCCCTCGGACCCGGAGAACTACTACCACCAGCGCGACATCATTCCGGCGGACCTGTGGCCGGCCCTCAGCCAGGCGCAGGTTGGCATCACCAACTACCACGCATTCATGCTGAAGACGACCCACGAGGGCCAGGGCCTCAACTCGAAGACGAAGAAGCTCCTGCTGCGTGGCAAAAAGCAGGACCCTTTCGTTGAGACCCCGGAGAAGATGGCCCTCCGAGTCCTCAAGGATCTCGGTGGAGGTGGCAAGGGGCAGATCGTCGTCTTCAACGATGAAGCTCACCACTGCTACCAGACGCGCGCGGCGGCCATGGATGGTGCAGTCACTCTCGATGACCTCACGGGCGATGAGAAGCGGGAAGCGACAGAGAACAACGAGGACGCGCGTCGCTGGTTCGACGGGCTTCGGCACGTCATGGCGAAGACCGGGATCAAGACCGTCTACGACCTCTCCGCCACTCCGTTCTACCTCAACGGCTCCGGCTACCCGGAGGGGACCCTCTTCCCCTGGGTGGTGAGCGATTTCGGACTGCTGGACGCGATCGAGTCCGGCCTCGTGAAGATTCCTCGTGTGCCAGTGGACGACGATGCGGAGCAGAAGGACGTCTCGTACCTGAACCTCTGGGAACACATCAAGGGCGACATGCCATCACGTACACACCGAGGAGTCAATCGAGGGGAGGAGAAACTCCCCCCGGTCCTCAACGGCGCGGCCTTGAGCCTGTACCGGCATTATGAGAAGTCCTACGAGCGTTGGAATAAAGATGAGTCCCAACTCGGATCGACGCCACCGGTGTTCATCGTGGTGTGCAACAACACCACGGTCTCCAAGTGGGTCTACGACCGCATCGCTGGCCGCCAGGTTGTCGATGCCCAGGGTAGCCGGAGTGGCGCTCGCGGTGACCTTCCACTTTTCTCGAACTATGACGAGCACGGTCAGCGGTATGCCGTACCGCGTACCATCATCGTCGACTCTGCGCAGCTCGAGTCGGACAACCCGCAGCTCTCCACTGAGTTCAAGACCGCAGCAGGCGAGGAAATCGAGGCGTTCAAGAACGAATACCGCGCACGCTTCCCTGACCGGGACGTCGCTGCTCTGACCGATGCAGATCTACTGCGCGAGGTCCTCAACACTGTGGGCAAGAAGGGCAAGCTCGGGCAGCATGTGCGCTGCGTCGTCTCGGTCTCCATGCTGACAGAAGGTTGGGATGCCAATACCGTGACCCACGTCCTGGGAGTGCGAGCCTTCGGCAGCCATCTGCTTTGCGAGCAGGTGGTCGGGCGTGGGCTCAGGCGTGTCTCATACGCGGTGGGCCCGGACGGCCTTCTGGAGCCGGAGTTCGCTGACGTCTATGGCATCCCTTTTCAGTTCATCCAGACCGACCCGAATCAGACCCTGCAGTCCAAACCACGACCGCAGCCGATCCGAGTCCAGTCGATGGCTGATCGCGAGTCTCAGCGGATCGTCTTCCCCCGGCTGGAGGGCTACCGTGTCGAGGTGGCGGATGCCGAATTCTTCGCCGACTTCACGGAGGCACCGCAGTTTAAAGTGAACGAGGCGGTCGCGACCCAGATCGAGAACGAGAGCATCTTCGGCCAGAAGGAAACACTTGGCATTGGCGACGGAAGTATCGTCCGGATACAGCAGGTGGCGTTCAAACTTGCGGGAGAGACACTCCAACGCTATCTCACAGACCCGCTCGGCTCACCGAAGCCTTGGATGTTCCCGAACCTGGTTGCCTTGGCAAAGGATTGGATCGCTGCCTGCGTGGGAGTTGACAACACGCGCGCCCTAGAGGTGATCGCTCAACTTGATCTGGAACGGGCCCGGGCAGTGGAACTGTTCTTCGCCGCACTGAACCGGCAGGAAGCGAACACGAAGTCGAAAATTCTGCCGATCTTTCAGAGATACGCCCCTGAAGGCTCGACAGACGTGATCGACTTCTTCACCACCAAGCAGCACTTCGCTTCCGAGCCGGACAAGTGCCCAGTCAATTTCGTAGTGCTGGACGGGTTGGACGGCAACACCTGGGAGCAGGTGATGGCACTCATTCTGGAAGGCCATAAGGCAGTCGACTCGTACGTCAAGAACGACCATTTGGAATTCAGCATCCCGTATCACCATGCCGCACGGTCGCACCGGTATGTACCAGACTTTATCGTTCGACTCTCTCCGCGCCGCGAGGGCGATGCCGAGCGGTATCTCGTCGTCGAGGTGTCCGGTACTCGCAAGTCTGCTGGCAAGCGGTCGATCAAGGCGGAGACAGCGCGCAACTTGTGGTGTTCGGCAGTGAACAACCATGGCGGGTACGGGGTGTGGGGTTACGTGGAGGTCGGCGAGAACCCTGCAACGTTCAAGCATCACATCGACCGAGCAATCGAGGACCTGTACAACGACGGCCCGGTGACAGGTCGGTATTCCGACGCACTACCCGGGGATGTCCCCGAAGAAGTCGATGCACTTTTCAATGACGCAAATTTCTTCATTAACCAGTACCACTCTCTACCCCAGTCCGCAGCCCTCACAGAAGGGAAGTAG
- a CDS encoding head decoration protein, which yields MTIQPITTSRSYTADRAWLASLHGTDQTETITLDIAKFTKDTHWVASTDTHQQYSRVLSGVPVGKISASGLYGPYDPAAADGRQTLAGVVFAEALFAPTATKVPAALLWHGVIKAASVPGGIDPTKVTPSSTGAQIRFV from the coding sequence GTGACCATCCAGCCGATCACCACGTCGAGGTCGTACACCGCTGACCGGGCCTGGCTCGCGTCGCTGCACGGCACCGACCAGACCGAGACCATCACGCTCGACATCGCCAAGTTCACGAAGGACACCCACTGGGTGGCGTCGACCGACACCCACCAGCAGTACAGCCGCGTCCTGTCCGGCGTCCCCGTCGGGAAGATCAGCGCCTCCGGCCTGTACGGCCCGTACGACCCAGCTGCGGCCGACGGCCGCCAGACGCTCGCCGGCGTCGTGTTCGCCGAGGCCCTGTTCGCGCCGACCGCGACGAAGGTCCCAGCGGCGCTGCTGTGGCACGGCGTCATCAAGGCCGCGAGCGTGCCAGGCGGCATCGACCCCACCAAGGTGACCCCGTCCTCCACGGGCGCCCAGATCCGGTTCGTGTGA